From a single Endozoicomonas euniceicola genomic region:
- a CDS encoding serpin family protein → MKLLTKRVIDKPVQSGMFSVLFFFVYLLCFPLQVYSVNKVCPNCQANYNDEDFPDCPLCNTEPDHQEAPSQSLLEHIQNQAIRLFVQAAQLQVNFVLSPDSVFRTLLLIFGASAGETRSELSRYLTGEDDSASEQGAVANLAEEQGATAAGGEGAVYLSANAVVVSSDLGIRESYRDALEQQDNTVLHDGIDFSNTPALKELADKLNKYFCRVTRGMIPSPCSASDWKENQSVSFMNAVYFSGDWEDEFDRTLSLGFTLANGERVHLRDAMKRDIENGRYAYYKFWRAAAIPYQGDYEMVFVLPPNDTMPNEVSPEIIIGLFSSFQTVEKLHVEMPSFSSQSKISLNAPLDQSGLSSLFTPGAANLGGMVASSPSPFSISRITQDCHIRVDRKGTEAAACTRAYATFLSARFYPNEIIFNHPYLYILRHKETGRIIFIGQVYDPQSE, encoded by the coding sequence ATGAAGCTGTTAACTAAAAGAGTTATTGATAAGCCTGTTCAATCCGGAATGTTTTCTGTCCTGTTTTTTTTCGTTTATTTATTGTGTTTCCCTTTGCAGGTTTATTCTGTCAATAAAGTGTGTCCGAACTGTCAGGCAAATTATAATGATGAAGACTTTCCCGACTGTCCGTTATGTAATACGGAACCCGATCACCAGGAAGCGCCTTCCCAGTCTTTACTTGAGCACATCCAGAATCAGGCTATACGACTATTCGTTCAGGCTGCGCAATTGCAAGTTAATTTTGTGCTTTCCCCTGATAGCGTGTTTCGAACGCTGTTACTGATATTTGGAGCGTCTGCCGGTGAAACCAGGTCAGAACTTAGCAGGTATTTGACAGGAGAGGATGATTCCGCTTCCGAGCAAGGGGCGGTCGCTAATCTGGCAGAGGAGCAGGGCGCGACAGCGGCAGGCGGGGAAGGGGCTGTTTACTTATCGGCAAATGCTGTAGTGGTATCCTCTGACCTTGGTATTAGGGAAAGCTATCGAGACGCGCTTGAGCAGCAGGACAATACTGTTCTTCATGACGGTATTGATTTCTCGAATACTCCTGCTCTGAAAGAATTAGCTGATAAGCTTAATAAATATTTCTGCAGAGTCACCCGGGGGATGATTCCATCTCCCTGTTCAGCTTCAGACTGGAAAGAAAATCAGTCGGTATCATTTATGAATGCGGTCTACTTTTCGGGGGACTGGGAAGATGAATTTGATAGAACCCTGAGCTTAGGGTTTACTTTGGCTAATGGTGAGCGGGTGCATTTGAGAGACGCTATGAAAAGGGACATTGAGAATGGCAGATATGCTTATTACAAATTCTGGCGTGCTGCTGCCATTCCTTATCAGGGGGATTATGAGATGGTTTTTGTCTTACCTCCGAATGACACCATGCCCAATGAGGTATCACCAGAAATAATAATTGGGCTGTTCTCATCGTTCCAAACTGTAGAAAAACTTCATGTTGAGATGCCATCTTTTTCGTCCCAATCCAAGATCAGTTTAAATGCTCCACTGGATCAGTCAGGCCTGTCTAGTTTGTTCACACCAGGAGCTGCAAATTTGGGGGGGATGGTCGCAAGTTCGCCAAGCCCTTTTTCCATAAGTCGTATTACCCAGGATTGTCACATAAGGGTTGATCGAAAAGGAACCGAAGCTGCGGCTTGTACGAGGGCGTATGCTACATTTTTGTCTGCAAGATTCTACCCGAATGAGATCATTTTTAACCATCCGTATCTTTATATATTACGTCACAAAGAAACAGGCAGGATAATCTTTATTGGGCAAGTTTATGACCCTCAGTCGGAGTAA
- the gatC gene encoding Asp-tRNA(Asn)/Glu-tRNA(Gln) amidotransferase subunit GatC translates to MAIDASEVQKVAHLARLSIDDSQVEATAGTINKILDLVDQMQSVNTDNVEPMAHPLDATQRLREDVVTEPNNRETLQSCAPAVEDGLFLVPKVIE, encoded by the coding sequence ATGGCTATTGATGCCTCTGAAGTTCAGAAGGTTGCCCATTTAGCACGCCTGTCTATTGATGACAGTCAGGTAGAAGCCACCGCTGGCACCATCAACAAAATTCTGGATCTGGTGGACCAGATGCAGTCTGTCAATACCGACAATGTAGAACCTATGGCCCACCCTCTGGACGCTACCCAGCGTCTGCGTGAAGACGTTGTAACCGAACCCAATAATCGCGAAACACTGCAAAGCTGCGCCCCTGCGGTCGAGGATGGGCTGTTCCTGGTACCCAAGGTTATTGAATGA